Proteins encoded by one window of Nitrincola iocasae:
- a CDS encoding hemerythrin domain-containing protein: MTLIMQLHQDHINLSRLLELMELKIQKLKAGDTPNFMLLSELVDYIGNYADQYHHPREDHMYHYFAGQSGALDEHLQQCEAEHADLKQASKAINETVDAVMHDAVIPMSDFIGQLEAFVQRERDHLDYEETVIFPGIEQLAKTDDWEALEQKLPEPEDPLFGEKQGENYRELYKALLQDVIAAR; this comes from the coding sequence ATGACGTTAATAATGCAGTTGCATCAGGATCACATTAACCTGAGCCGGTTATTGGAGTTAATGGAACTTAAAATCCAAAAGCTGAAAGCGGGTGATACACCCAATTTTATGTTGTTATCCGAGTTGGTGGATTATATCGGTAACTATGCTGATCAGTATCATCATCCTCGTGAAGATCACATGTATCATTATTTTGCTGGACAAAGTGGGGCACTGGATGAGCATTTACAGCAGTGCGAAGCCGAGCATGCTGATCTGAAGCAGGCATCCAAAGCTATTAATGAAACAGTCGATGCGGTAATGCACGATGCCGTGATTCCCATGTCTGATTTTATCGGCCAACTGGAAGCTTTTGTGCAGCGAGAGCGTGATCATCTGGATTATGAAGAGACAGTGATCTTCCCAGGTATTGAGCAACTTGCCAAAACGGATGACTGGGAAGCACTTGAGCAGAAGCTGCCTGAACCGGAAGACCCTTTGTTTGGTGAAAAACAGGGGGAAAACTACCGCGAACTCTACAAGGCCTTGCTGCAAGACGTTATTGCTGCGCGCTGA
- a CDS encoding sensor domain-containing diguanylate cyclase, which yields MQPDLTLAEENRELRQRVSILHHKAERNEQLLRAFFSAELDLLSCITLAELLDYLLNHFRQDFNLSAVTLMLLDPEDMVQELLDGSARFNHFPGLQLIRQQQPLRDLYPDSSLFCGEATPHIITTCFRGAEDVQSCALLPLIREDCLIGSLCLGSSDPGRYSHLLRYDYVSHLASVVAVCMENAISRETLQRLSSIDPLTRALNRRALSQQLLREIKRCNRTGEPLGCILLDIDHFKPVNDTHGHLSGDKVLRDISQLLKEQLRETDSIARYGGEEFAILLPGCPEPEATRVAENLRKCISQTLFSGHQNQALRITASLGITICEQQHTVDADVSELTESLIQTADQALYFCKHNGRNRVSFMPCLLKVSAQQ from the coding sequence ATGCAGCCAGATTTAACCCTTGCTGAAGAAAACAGGGAGCTCAGGCAACGTGTGAGCATTCTGCATCACAAAGCTGAGCGTAATGAGCAGCTGCTAAGAGCCTTTTTTTCTGCTGAGCTGGACCTTTTGTCCTGTATCACTCTGGCAGAACTGCTTGATTATTTGCTCAATCATTTTCGCCAGGATTTCAATCTATCCGCCGTCACGCTGATGCTACTGGACCCGGAAGACATGGTACAGGAGCTGCTGGACGGTTCGGCACGCTTCAATCACTTTCCAGGGTTGCAGCTTATTCGGCAGCAGCAACCGTTGCGAGACCTTTACCCAGATAGTAGTTTGTTTTGTGGTGAAGCGACACCGCATATCATCACAACGTGCTTTCGCGGTGCTGAGGATGTGCAGTCCTGTGCATTATTACCACTAATCAGAGAAGATTGCCTGATTGGTAGCCTGTGTCTCGGGAGTTCTGACCCCGGGCGCTATAGTCACTTGTTACGCTATGATTATGTTTCTCACTTGGCTTCAGTGGTAGCCGTGTGCATGGAGAATGCTATCAGCCGCGAAACCCTGCAACGCCTTAGCAGCATTGACCCTCTGACACGCGCGCTCAACCGACGTGCGCTCAGTCAGCAACTGTTACGTGAAATCAAACGCTGCAACCGAACCGGTGAGCCTTTAGGCTGCATACTACTGGATATTGATCACTTCAAACCGGTCAATGATACTCATGGGCATTTAAGCGGTGACAAAGTACTGCGGGATATATCACAGCTGCTAAAAGAACAACTGCGCGAAACGGACAGTATTGCCCGTTATGGTGGAGAGGAATTTGCAATCTTGTTACCCGGTTGCCCCGAGCCAGAAGCAACCCGGGTCGCTGAAAATTTGCGTAAATGCATCAGCCAGACTCTGTTTTCCGGGCATCAGAACCAGGCTCTGCGAATCACAGCCTCGCTGGGTATTACCATTTGTGAACAACAGCACACAGTTGACGCCGATGTATCCGAGCTGACTGAAAGCCTGATTCAGACAGCTGATCAGGCCCTTTATTTCTGTAAGCATAATGGTCGCAACAGAGTCAGTTTTATGCCATGTTTGCTGAAGGTCAGCGCGCAGCAATAA
- a CDS encoding TIGR01777 family oxidoreductase: protein MRVLITGGTGFIGQALVKALKDRGDEVVILSRNPAENPEIITALEQIQQPVDAVVNLAGAGIVDKRWTEARKQLLRDSRIATTASLLQWIEQQSKRPAVLISGSAIGYYGSQASQTLDEEAKPVDGFTHQLCADWEAAASKATELGVRVCLIRTGVVLGAGGALHKMLPPFRLGLGGPIASGQQWMSWIHLDDEVRAIVWLLDNPILQGAFNLTAPEPVTNAEFSATLGKVLHRPAFFPLPGLVLKLMLGEASELLLQGQRVVPVQLQASGFEFRYPVLQSALKQLLN, encoded by the coding sequence ATGCGTGTTTTGATCACAGGTGGAACAGGATTTATCGGTCAGGCATTGGTAAAAGCGTTAAAGGATCGTGGTGATGAGGTCGTAATTTTATCCAGAAATCCTGCTGAAAATCCTGAAATAATAACTGCATTGGAGCAGATTCAGCAGCCGGTGGATGCTGTGGTGAATCTGGCGGGTGCCGGTATTGTCGATAAGCGCTGGACTGAGGCACGAAAACAATTGTTGCGCGACAGTCGCATTGCTACCACCGCCAGCCTTTTACAGTGGATAGAGCAGCAGTCAAAGCGTCCAGCCGTGTTAATCAGTGGGTCAGCGATAGGTTACTACGGTAGTCAGGCGTCACAGACGTTGGATGAAGAAGCGAAGCCGGTGGATGGATTTACTCATCAGCTCTGTGCTGACTGGGAAGCTGCAGCGTCCAAGGCGACTGAGCTGGGAGTGCGGGTGTGTCTGATTCGGACCGGCGTGGTGCTGGGAGCGGGCGGTGCGTTACATAAAATGTTACCACCTTTTCGTCTCGGTCTGGGCGGTCCCATTGCCTCGGGACAGCAATGGATGTCGTGGATACATCTTGACGATGAGGTTAGAGCCATTGTTTGGTTGCTGGATAACCCGATACTTCAGGGGGCGTTTAATTTGACCGCCCCCGAACCTGTCACCAATGCTGAGTTTTCAGCTACGTTAGGCAAGGTACTACACCGCCCGGCATTTTTTCCGCTGCCTGGATTGGTACTGAAGTTGATGTTGGGTGAAGCCAGCGAGCTGTTACTGCAAGGGCAGCGGGTTGTCCCTGTACAGTTACAGGCATCCGGTTTTGAGTTTCGTTATCCGGTTTTGCAATCTGCCCTGAAGCAGCTGCTTAACTGA
- a CDS encoding NAD-glutamate dehydrogenase, with protein sequence MPLHVAEPKETLLERLKAEICKRLPDKKAALLCEFVDSYYRNTPEMDLQKWRPDDLLGATLDMWEFIQAIPDESPRVKVFNPDYEQHGWQSTHTVIAVVSEDRPFIIDSLRMELNRQDVAIHAINNVVLHTRRNQKGALTGLNDPKGLAESVVAIEIDRHTDLQRLEEIRTELLAVLDEVRAAVDDFEPMLAAVKEQADHLKKLGSVLEKQGLQEASEFLEWMHTNFTFLGYEVFELNTTGGKASLEPVKSSGLGLLRDCNQACREKLLDEDTLNADQHTLLPDLISFSKAAAKSRIHRPAYPDYIGFKRFDNKGKLVGEVRFLGLYTSAVYMHSPRSIPVIRNKISTVLQLSGLHEQGHDWKELNQILESFPRDELFQMQVDELASMTLGILEIRERRQIRVFLRRDQQGHYFSALVYVPREIYSTEFRVRSEKILKQSLGCELAEFTTYFSESILARTQFNLRRADGEAVTDRFDVADIEHKIRVAARSWDEDLYEALTEASGEEQGIHGYNHFGGGFPASYRAHFSARTAVIDIQHMREMSESKPISLSFYRALDREEDEINFKLFHYGNSLPLSDVLPILENLGLRVIDEHPYEIQTKDSCIWIHDFNLRYGGKQHASMEMLQTTFEDAFLNIWQGACSSDDFNKLVLGAGLGWRQVKVLRAYAAYMKQIRFPISNEAISAALNNHVGIARELIDLFNARLEPGKADPEAADAAETRILEALETVSSLNEDQVIRQYLILIKATLRTNFFQNTGGVHKPYISFKLSPAEIPNIPQPRPLFEIFVFSPRVEGVHLRGGKVARGGLRWSDRNEDYRTEVLGLVKAQQVKNAVIVPVGAKGGFVAKYLHSGMSRDEWLEEGIACYRMFISALLDITDNLVEGEVIPPQEVVRHDEDDTYLVVAADKGTATFSDIANGIAAEYNFWLGDAFASGGSQGYDHKKMGITAKGAWVSVERHFREMGHNTRTEPFTVVGIGDMSGDVFGNGMLLSEQIKLIAAFNHLHIFIDPDPDPASSFAERQRLFDLPRSGWNDYDKKLISKGGGIFDRSAKSIRLTPELKKLTGVNQAQMTPNDLISAILKSRFDLLWNGGIGTYVKASYESQADVGDKANDGLRVDACDLRCRVIGEGGNLGMTQLSRMEFARQGGRMNTDFIDNAGGVDCSDHEVNIKILMNGMVAAGDLTLKQRNKLLVEMTDEVSSLVLKNNYRQVQAITLAERRSLVSMSEYQRFINKLEEQGKLNRKLEYLPADSVLDEQRLAGKGLSRPELSVLVSYSKADLKERLLETDLPDDSYVAKELVTAFPRQMLEKFGAELKGHRLCREIVATQVANEIVNFMGINFADRLGVSTGADIQRITRAYVLIRDIFMLKDLWKQIELLDYQVDANIQLEMMERLQYLVRHATRWILRNRRGDLNCQQEISIFAEPLKQLAVHLGDLLCGEPRAQWEAAYQRYTDAGVPAELAKVVAGSSVLFSALSVIEVAREQAVDMQTAAQAFFGLGERLQLHWFANQLNELGVENYWQALARDAFRDDLDWQQRALMASLLKMDKSAKPETSAKLEQWVELNQSLLDRWDRVLADLKAAKTQDYAMYTVAVRELYDLARTCIFTAD encoded by the coding sequence ATGCCCTTGCACGTTGCGGAACCAAAGGAAACGCTACTGGAACGTCTTAAAGCTGAAATATGTAAACGTCTACCGGACAAGAAAGCAGCATTGTTGTGTGAATTTGTAGACAGTTATTACCGCAATACCCCTGAAATGGACCTGCAGAAATGGCGACCTGATGATCTACTCGGCGCCACCCTGGATATGTGGGAATTCATCCAGGCTATTCCTGATGAGTCACCACGCGTTAAAGTGTTCAATCCCGATTATGAACAGCATGGCTGGCAATCCACTCATACGGTAATCGCCGTGGTGTCTGAAGATCGTCCGTTTATTATTGACTCGTTGCGAATGGAGTTGAATCGCCAGGACGTTGCCATCCACGCTATCAATAATGTGGTATTGCACACGCGTCGTAACCAGAAAGGGGCATTGACCGGACTGAATGATCCCAAAGGGCTGGCTGAATCAGTTGTAGCCATTGAAATAGATCGGCATACGGATTTGCAACGTCTTGAAGAAATACGCACAGAATTGCTCGCTGTTCTGGACGAAGTCCGTGCGGCTGTCGATGACTTTGAACCGATGCTCGCCGCAGTTAAAGAGCAGGCCGATCATCTTAAAAAGCTGGGCTCAGTGCTTGAAAAGCAAGGCTTGCAAGAGGCCAGCGAATTTTTAGAGTGGATGCATACCAACTTCACTTTTCTTGGATACGAAGTTTTTGAGCTTAATACAACGGGTGGCAAAGCGTCACTAGAGCCTGTTAAAAGCTCCGGATTAGGATTGTTGCGTGACTGTAATCAAGCCTGTCGTGAGAAACTGCTGGATGAAGATACACTTAATGCAGACCAGCATACGCTGCTTCCGGATCTGATCAGTTTTTCCAAAGCGGCAGCGAAATCACGTATTCATCGCCCAGCCTATCCTGATTATATCGGTTTCAAACGTTTTGATAATAAAGGCAAGTTGGTAGGTGAAGTGCGCTTCCTGGGGTTGTATACCTCAGCAGTTTACATGCACTCTCCGCGCAGTATTCCGGTCATTCGCAACAAAATATCCACGGTATTGCAGCTGTCTGGTCTGCATGAGCAGGGTCACGACTGGAAAGAGCTGAACCAGATTCTGGAAAGTTTCCCGCGGGATGAACTGTTTCAGATGCAGGTGGATGAATTGGCCAGTATGACACTGGGTATCCTGGAAATCCGCGAGCGTCGACAGATTCGGGTATTTCTGCGTCGGGACCAGCAGGGGCATTATTTTTCCGCCTTGGTTTACGTGCCGCGTGAAATTTACAGCACAGAGTTTCGTGTGCGTTCAGAAAAAATTCTCAAGCAGTCATTGGGTTGTGAGCTGGCCGAATTTACTACCTATTTTTCTGAGTCCATTTTGGCGCGGACGCAATTCAATCTGCGTCGGGCCGATGGAGAAGCTGTCACTGACAGGTTTGATGTGGCCGATATTGAACACAAAATCCGTGTGGCCGCTCGTAGTTGGGATGAAGATCTTTATGAAGCCCTGACGGAAGCCTCGGGTGAAGAACAGGGGATCCATGGCTATAACCATTTCGGCGGTGGTTTCCCAGCCAGTTATCGTGCACATTTCTCAGCACGTACGGCTGTTATTGATATTCAGCACATGCGCGAGATGTCTGAAAGTAAACCTATCTCACTGAGCTTTTACCGGGCGCTGGATCGAGAAGAGGATGAAATCAATTTCAAGCTGTTCCATTATGGAAACTCACTGCCTCTGTCAGACGTGTTGCCTATTCTGGAAAACCTTGGATTGCGGGTGATTGATGAACACCCCTACGAGATACAAACCAAAGACAGTTGTATCTGGATACATGATTTCAATTTGCGTTATGGCGGTAAGCAGCACGCTTCTATGGAGATGTTGCAGACAACCTTTGAAGACGCTTTCCTGAATATCTGGCAGGGCGCCTGCAGCAGCGATGACTTTAATAAGCTGGTGCTGGGGGCTGGGCTGGGGTGGCGCCAGGTCAAAGTATTGCGCGCTTATGCCGCTTACATGAAGCAGATACGCTTTCCGATTAGTAACGAAGCCATCAGTGCTGCCCTAAATAATCATGTCGGAATTGCTCGCGAGCTGATTGATTTGTTCAATGCGCGGCTTGAACCGGGTAAGGCTGATCCTGAAGCGGCTGATGCAGCGGAAACACGCATACTGGAAGCATTGGAGACGGTTTCCAGCCTGAATGAAGATCAGGTCATTCGTCAGTACCTGATATTGATTAAGGCCACGCTGCGCACCAACTTCTTCCAGAATACCGGCGGTGTGCATAAGCCTTACATATCGTTTAAATTGTCACCGGCTGAAATTCCCAATATACCTCAGCCACGACCATTGTTTGAGATTTTTGTATTCTCGCCAAGGGTGGAGGGTGTGCATCTGCGTGGTGGTAAGGTCGCGCGGGGTGGCCTGCGCTGGTCTGACCGAAATGAAGATTACCGCACTGAAGTGCTGGGATTAGTGAAAGCTCAGCAGGTGAAGAATGCTGTCATTGTTCCCGTGGGTGCCAAAGGTGGTTTCGTTGCCAAATATCTGCATTCTGGAATGAGTCGTGATGAATGGCTGGAAGAAGGCATAGCCTGCTACCGCATGTTTATCAGCGCATTGCTGGATATCACCGATAACCTGGTTGAGGGTGAGGTGATACCGCCGCAGGAAGTTGTGCGGCACGACGAGGATGACACCTATCTGGTTGTTGCGGCTGATAAGGGTACGGCAACCTTCTCTGACATAGCCAATGGGATTGCGGCGGAATATAACTTCTGGTTAGGCGATGCCTTTGCCTCGGGTGGTAGTCAGGGTTATGACCACAAGAAAATGGGCATTACCGCTAAAGGGGCCTGGGTTTCTGTAGAGCGTCACTTCCGAGAGATGGGACATAATACCCGCACAGAGCCATTTACCGTTGTCGGTATTGGTGATATGTCCGGCGATGTTTTCGGTAACGGCATGTTGTTGTCTGAACAAATTAAACTCATAGCCGCCTTTAACCACCTGCATATCTTCATCGATCCGGATCCTGATCCGGCGAGCAGTTTTGCCGAGCGCCAGCGCCTGTTTGATCTGCCACGTTCCGGTTGGAATGATTATGATAAGAAGCTGATTTCAAAAGGTGGCGGTATCTTTGACCGTTCCGCCAAGTCGATCCGTCTGACTCCGGAGTTGAAAAAACTGACGGGTGTGAATCAGGCGCAGATGACGCCTAATGATCTGATTTCAGCAATACTCAAGTCTCGCTTTGATCTGCTTTGGAATGGCGGCATCGGTACCTACGTCAAGGCCAGCTATGAAAGCCAGGCTGATGTGGGTGACAAGGCCAACGATGGACTGCGTGTGGACGCCTGTGATTTACGCTGCCGGGTAATCGGTGAAGGTGGTAACCTGGGTATGACCCAGTTGAGCCGAATGGAATTTGCCCGCCAGGGTGGCCGCATGAACACTGACTTTATCGATAATGCTGGCGGAGTAGACTGTTCTGACCATGAAGTTAACATCAAAATCCTGATGAATGGCATGGTGGCCGCTGGTGATTTGACCCTCAAGCAGCGCAATAAACTGCTGGTGGAAATGACCGATGAAGTATCCTCACTGGTACTGAAAAACAATTATCGTCAGGTGCAGGCGATTACACTGGCTGAGCGACGTTCGTTAGTATCCATGTCTGAGTATCAGCGCTTTATCAATAAGCTGGAAGAGCAGGGCAAACTCAACCGTAAGCTTGAATATCTGCCCGCAGACAGTGTGCTTGACGAGCAGCGCCTGGCCGGTAAGGGTTTGAGTCGGCCTGAATTGTCGGTGCTGGTGTCCTACAGTAAAGCCGATCTGAAAGAGCGCTTGCTGGAAACTGATCTGCCGGATGACAGTTATGTGGCCAAGGAACTGGTTACCGCTTTTCCGCGTCAGATGTTGGAAAAATTTGGCGCTGAACTGAAAGGGCACAGACTCTGTCGTGAAATCGTCGCCACCCAGGTTGCCAATGAAATAGTCAATTTCATGGGGATCAACTTTGCTGATCGTCTGGGCGTTTCCACTGGGGCCGATATCCAGCGTATTACCCGGGCCTATGTCCTGATACGTGACATATTTATGCTCAAAGATCTGTGGAAGCAGATAGAACTGCTGGATTATCAGGTTGATGCAAATATCCAGCTGGAAATGATGGAGCGTTTGCAATATCTGGTTCGGCATGCCACTCGCTGGATTTTGCGCAACCGCCGAGGGGATCTGAATTGCCAGCAGGAGATAAGCATTTTTGCTGAGCCATTGAAGCAATTAGCTGTGCACCTGGGTGATCTGTTATGTGGTGAACCCAGAGCACAATGGGAAGCTGCCTATCAGCGTTACACGGATGCGGGCGTACCGGCCGAGTTGGCCAAGGTGGTGGCTGGATCTAGCGTACTCTTCTCGGCCTTGAGTGTCATCGAAGTTGCGCGAGAGCAGGCAGTCGATATGCAAACGGCGGCTCAGGCATTCTTTGGACTGGGTGAGCGCTTACAGTTGCATTGGTTTGCCAATCAGTTGAATGAGCTTGGCGTTGAAAATTATTGGCAAGCCCTGGCTCGTGATGCCTTCAGGGATGATCTTGATTGGCAGCAGCGGGCTTTGATGGCGTCACTGTTAAAAATGGACAAGTCTGCCAAACCTGAAACTTCCGCGAAGCTGGAACAATGGGTTGAGCTCAATCAGTCCCTGCTGGATCGCTGGGATAGAGTGCTGGCTGATCTCAAAGCTGCCAAAACTCAGGACTACGCCATGTATACAGTGGCGGTGCGGGAGTTGTATGATCTCGCCCGAACCTGTATTTTTACTGCAGACTGA
- a CDS encoding DUF2835 family protein: MKYVIIDLAISRDEYMKYYRGQAMQISVRARDGRIVRLPASIMRQFISFSGLRGSFAVYYDDHGRLQQIDRLS; encoded by the coding sequence ATGAAATATGTAATCATTGACCTGGCAATCAGCCGGGATGAGTATATGAAGTACTACCGTGGTCAGGCCATGCAGATCTCTGTTCGTGCACGAGATGGTCGCATTGTCCGTCTACCCGCCTCTATTATGCGCCAGTTTATCTCGTTCTCCGGATTGCGCGGCAGTTTTGCCGTTTACTATGATGATCATGGACGACTGCAACAAATAGACAGACTGAGCTGA
- a CDS encoding quinone-dependent dihydroorotate dehydrogenase, which yields MLYTLARSLMFRLDAETAHNLSLISMNLLSETGLQHLTGARMRQAPVEVMGLRFPNPVGLAAGLDKNGTAVDGLAAMGFGFIEVGTVTPRPQEGNPKPRIFRLPEHNAIINRMGFNNAGVDQLLKNLEKSRYSGILGINIGKNKDTPNKQAHDDYLYCLRRVYDRASYVTVNISSPNTPGLRSLQFGDSLNSLLDALKNEQARLARLHGKYVPIALKIAPDMEEEEFELVAGSLKSYEIDAVIATNTTLSREGVEDSPLALESGGLSGAPVRNCSTAAIAALSRHLNGALPIIGVGGITEPFDAAEKIEAGASLVQIYTGLIYRGPRLIHESVKAVESLVRR from the coding sequence ATGTTATATACACTTGCCCGATCATTGATGTTTAGACTGGATGCTGAGACAGCACATAATCTGTCCTTGATCAGCATGAATCTATTATCTGAAACCGGGTTGCAGCATTTGACCGGAGCCAGAATGCGCCAGGCGCCTGTCGAAGTCATGGGGCTGCGTTTCCCCAATCCGGTAGGGTTGGCTGCAGGTCTGGATAAAAATGGCACTGCCGTGGATGGCCTGGCGGCGATGGGCTTTGGCTTTATTGAAGTGGGCACAGTGACGCCGCGCCCACAAGAGGGTAATCCGAAACCCAGAATCTTTCGCTTACCGGAACATAATGCCATTATCAACCGCATGGGTTTTAATAATGCTGGTGTTGATCAGTTACTGAAAAACCTGGAAAAAAGTCGTTATAGCGGCATTCTGGGTATTAATATCGGTAAGAATAAGGATACTCCGAATAAGCAAGCGCATGACGATTACCTCTACTGTCTGCGTCGTGTCTATGATCGTGCCAGTTATGTCACCGTAAATATTTCCTCACCCAACACACCAGGGCTACGATCGCTTCAGTTTGGAGACTCGCTGAATAGTCTGTTGGACGCATTGAAGAATGAGCAGGCGCGCCTGGCCCGCTTGCATGGCAAGTATGTGCCTATCGCGTTGAAAATTGCGCCGGATATGGAAGAAGAAGAGTTTGAACTGGTGGCTGGTTCGCTGAAAAGCTATGAAATAGACGCCGTGATTGCCACCAATACTACCTTGAGCCGCGAAGGTGTAGAAGATTCACCTCTGGCGCTGGAGTCTGGTGGGCTGAGTGGTGCACCGGTCAGGAACTGCTCGACCGCTGCGATAGCGGCTTTGTCACGCCATTTGAATGGTGCGCTACCCATTATTGGTGTTGGTGGTATTACTGAGCCATTTGATGCAGCCGAAAAAATTGAAGCGGGAGCCAGTCTGGTACAGATCTATACTGGGTTGATTTATCGTGGTCCAAGATTGATACACGAGTCGGTTAAGGCGGTGGAATCTTTAGTTCGTCGTTAA
- the rmf gene encoding ribosome modulation factor, whose protein sequence is MRTQKRDRSSTLHNRGFVAGLTGRSREECPVQVADLRSHWMNGWREGREAHWNGMSGVSAIQVNPTLA, encoded by the coding sequence ATGAGAACACAGAAACGAGACCGTAGCTCTACTCTGCACAACCGTGGTTTTGTGGCCGGATTGACCGGACGATCACGTGAAGAGTGCCCAGTTCAAGTCGCAGATCTGCGATCACACTGGATGAACGGTTGGCGTGAAGGACGCGAAGCACACTGGAATGGTATGTCCGGCGTTTCTGCAATTCAGGTAAACCCCACCTTAGCATAA